The genomic interval GAGAAGTTCTGCATGTTGCGCGCGCCGATCTGCACCACGTCGGCATATTCGGCGACCAGATCGAGGCTCTCGGAATCGAGCGCCTCGGTGACGATCGCCATCCCCGTCTCCTCGCGGGCCTTGGCGAGCAGCTTCAGGCCCGCCTCGCCCATGCCCTGGAACGAGTACGGCGACGTGCGCGGCTTGAAGGCGCCGCCGCGCAGGATGGTGGCACCGGCCGCGCGCAGCCGGTGCGCGATGCCCACGATCTGCGCCTCGGACTCGACCGAGCACGGCCCGGCCATCACCACCACGTCGCTGCCCCCGATGCGGGTGCCGTTGGCCAGCTCCACGATGGTGGGCTCGTCGCGCCACTCGCGCGAGACCTGCTTGTACGGCTGCGAGACGTGGATGACCTGCATCACGCCGGGCAGCGACTCGATCCGGTCGGAGTTGACCTTGCCGTCGTTGCCGACCAGGCCGATGGCCGTGCGCTGCTTGCCGGGGATGGGCGCGGCTTCGTAGCCCAGCTCGCGTATGGTGGCGACGACGCCGTCGATCTCCTGCGGCGTCGCGTCGTGTCTCATGACGACCAGCATGTCGGAACCCTGAACTGCGGGCGGAGAGTGAGGTTGCGACCCGGAATCTACGCGCTGAGCCATCTCGCGTCTACGGTTCCGCGCCGCCGCCTCCGCCGTCCGGCGCATGAACCGCGTTCGGGAGATGCGGGGCTGTCGATGGCCGGCCGTGCATCTCCCGTCCCCGCCTCTTCGTCGACGACGATTCAAGTCCAAACCCGCGTCCGGCAACCACGTCGGGTTTCGGGAGATGCGAAGCAGCCGACGCGGTACCGGGCGGCCGCTCGCCGTCTCAGTGCGGCGCGGGCGCTTCGGCGTAGGCGCGGGCGACGGCGGGAGCGAGGAAGAACTGGCGGAAGAGCACGTTCATCCACTTGT from Longimicrobiaceae bacterium carries:
- the aroF gene encoding 3-deoxy-7-phosphoheptulonate synthase produces the protein MRHDATPQEIDGVVATIRELGYEAAPIPGKQRTAIGLVGNDGKVNSDRIESLPGVMQVIHVSQPYKQVSREWRDEPTIVELANGTRIGGSDVVVMAGPCSVESEAQIVGIAHRLRAAGATILRGGAFKPRTSPYSFQGMGEAGLKLLAKAREETGMAIVTEALDSESLDLVAEYADVVQIGARNMQNFSLLRRAGRAGKPVLLKRGMAATVKDLLLSAEYILAEGNGQVILCERGVRGFDTHTRNLLDLTAIPVVHSLSHLPIIADPSHGTGLRAKVIPMARAAVAAGADGLMIEVHPDPERAMSDGAQSLFPNQFDELMDQIAAIAGAIGRELAPTLAPQLV